The sequence below is a genomic window from Actinomycetes bacterium.
GCGCCTCCCACCACCAGGCGTCCCACCGACCGGCCGCGGGGGGCGCCACTGAGGCGGGCGCTGAGTGCCCCGGTCAGGGCGAGCGCGATCAGGACCGTGACGAAGGTGACGGGCACGCGTACCCGGGCCGGCGCCAGCACGATCGCCAGCAGCGGGAGGACGGCCCCCAGGGTGAACGCCAGGAAGGACGCGATGGCCGCGCTCCACGGACTGGCCACGTCGTCCGGACTGATGCCCAGTTCGATCTCGGCGTGGGCCCGAAGCGCATCACGTTGGCTCAGCTCGGCCGCGACCTTGGCAGCGAGCTCGGCAGACAGTCCGCGCTCGACGTACATGGCGGCGAGCTCGGCCTGCTCGCCGTGAGGATTGCTCGCGAGCTCGCGTCGTTCCTGCCTCAGGGCGGCCTGCTCGGTGTCGCGCTGGCTGGCGACGGAGACGTACTCGCCCGCCGCCATGGACATGGCGCCGGCTGCCAGGCCAGCCAGTCCGGCGGTGAGGATCGCGGTCCGGTTCGCTGTTGCCCCCGCGACGCCGATGACCAGGCCCGCTGTCGACACGATGCCGTCGTCCGCGCCGAGCACGGCGGCGCGCAGCCGGTTGAGCCAGTCCGCGCCGGTCCCGGAGTGCTCCTCGACGTGACCGGCGTCGCGCTGGGCGTGCTCGCGCAGCTTGTTGCTCACGTTCGTCTCCTCGCGTTCACGGACCATTGTCCTGCCCGGACGGACGGGGCGTCCAACCGGCCGGTAGCGTCAACCCATGGCCGACGAACCGAGGTTCGCGATCGAGGTGCCGGACGAGGCTCGTGCCGGCTCCTACGCCGACTTCGTGAGCATCTGGCACACCGGGGACACCTTCATCCTCGACTTCGCGGCGCTCGTGGCTCCCGCCGAGCAGGTCGAGGACGACGGTACGACGTACCTGCAGAGCACAGCGCGCGTCGTCAGCCGGGTCCGGATCCCGCCCAGCCAGGTGTTCGAGATCATGCGCGCCCTCGAGCTGCAGCTGAGCCAGTGGGAGAGCGAGCACGGCCGGCGCCCCGGCGGCCAGCCGGGCTGACGCAGGCCGGCTCAGCCCACCTCCTTGACCGAGATCGCGACCGCGGCCGTGATCGCCACCAGGACGACGAACCACCGGAACGCCGCCGGCGGCAGCCGCCGGGCCACTCTCACCCCCGTGGTGCCTCCGGCGAGCGCCCCTAGGGCGAGGAGCGCGGCGACCCCCCAGTCGACGTCGGCGCGCAGGGCGAAGAGGATCCCGGCCACCACGTTGACGACGAGGGCGACGAGGTTCTTGACCGCGTTCGCGCGTTGCACGTCCGACTCGAGGAAGACGCCGAGAAGGGCGAGGAGGATCACACCCTGGGCCGCCCCGAAGTAGCCGCCGTAGACCCCGGTCAGCCCGACCAGCACGAGCAGGAGCGGCCCTCCGTGCGGAGACGCCGAAGGGTGCTCGGCCAGCCGGCGCGAGACCGTCGGCTGCAAGGCGGTGAGGATCCCCGCCAGAACCAGCAGGAAGGGCACGACCGCCTCGAAGGTGGAGGACGGGAAGGCGAGCA
It includes:
- a CDS encoding VIT family protein, translated to MRAAVLGADDGIVSTAGLVIGVAGATANRTAILTAGLAGLAAGAMSMAAGEYVSVASQRDTEQAALRQERRELASNPHGEQAELAAMYVERGLSAELAAKVAAELSQRDALRAHAEIELGISPDDVASPWSAAIASFLAFTLGAVLPLLAIVLAPARVRVPVTFVTVLIALALTGALSARLSGAPRGRSVGRLVVGGALAMALTYTVGRLVGHAI
- a CDS encoding DUF3467 domain-containing protein encodes the protein MADEPRFAIEVPDEARAGSYADFVSIWHTGDTFILDFAALVAPAEQVEDDGTTYLQSTARVVSRVRIPPSQVFEIMRALELQLSQWESEHGRRPGGQPG
- a CDS encoding sulfite exporter TauE/SafE family protein, with amino-acid sequence MNVGLVIAAVGGGFAAGTMNAVVGAGSLVSFPALLAAGVPALTANVSNTIGLLPGSLSAVHGYRRELAGRRHTLVRLCVAGGLGGLTGGLLLLAFPSSTFEAVVPFLLVLAGILTALQPTVSRRLAEHPSASPHGGPLLLVLVGLTGVYGGYFGAAQGVILLALLGVFLESDVQRANAVKNLVALVVNVVAGILFALRADVDWGVAALLALGALAGGTTGVRVARRLPPAAFRWFVVLVAITAAVAISVKEVG